Genomic window (bacterium):
CCTCGACGATAAAGGTCTGATCCAGCTCCGTCCGGACCCTCCGACGGGCCTTTGCGTCGGGCAGCATCCGTGCCGTCATTCGATTTCCCACATTCTCGTGATGGCGGCGATGGCTGGGTCGGCCCGTTTCCGTTCGGCGAGCCGGGCCCGCCCATGGCCGCAGGCTGACTGAAAGGAACACCACTTGCAGTTCTCTCCGCTCTTCCCGGGGTGCTGCGGGAACGTGCCTTCAGCAATCCCATCGGACATCGTCTTGAGCATGGTCGCGAACTCCGCAGATCGGCGGTCGAAGGCTTTGCGGGTGAAGCGGACTTGTTTGAACCCGCCCTTCGCAGTCGCATAGTAGTAGAGGGCCTCGGTCGTCCGGGCCGCCACGCCGTTGTGGGCAAGCATCGCATCCGCCGCTTGGAGGTAGATCGGGAGCTGAAGGCTCTGGCCTCCTCGAAATCTGTTGTCCTTCTCCTCGTAGGCGGCTCCGGTCTTGTAGTCGATCACCCGCGCGCTCCCCGCCGGGCTCACGTCGATGCGGTCGACATAACCCGTCAGTCGAAGCGTCCCGCCATCGGTCGGGAGCTCCAGAGGGTGCGGCATCGACCCCGGAGGCGCCGTCGCCCACGAAGGCGTCGGGCCGAACCTGGCTTCGAAGTATGCGGGAACGTACCCAGTTTCATCGGTGCATTCGAATCCCACAAACCCTTCGAGGTCCGTCAGGATCCGGGCCTGTTCCACGTCCCACATGAACGGGTAACCCACGGCACCGCTCTTCTCGAACTCTTGGAATAGCTGAGCCGCGATCGCGTGCAGACGTTCCCGATATTCCTTGATGCATGAAGTGCGCATCGGCACGAGATCATCCTTCACCAGCCCGGAGAGAAACTGGTCGAGGATATCGTGGATGAGCGAGCCGCGGTCGAGTGGGCTGATCGTCTCCACCGCTTCCGGCTCATCGATCTCGAACACGCGGAGGATCCGCTCGCCGAAGAACTTGAACGGACACAGTCCGTAGGTCTCCATCTGGGTCGCCGCCATGGTCTGCGGCAGGAGGACGGGGATCCCCAGTACCCCGTCAAATTCCGTGAACCGGGGGCGCCCCCACCGACTCCCTTCGGCCCGTGTCCCGCGTGCCATAGCCGCGAACCCGGGAAGACCGTTCAGTGAGGCAGTCTCGCTAGAGGTTAGCGCGCGGGAGACCGTGGCCAAGTCCCATTCACTCGAGTTCAGCGGGGCGTCGTCGCGGGCCAGTCGGCCAGCGGGGATCCGGTCGGTCAGGGTACCCAGCTCGTCATAGCCTGTCGGCTGACCCGTCACCGCCTCGGCCACCCGCAGCAGGTAATGGGACGGAACGCGGACTTGGCCGGTCGCTGCATCCAGCCGCGGGAACGTAAACACCACTTGCGCCTCGGCCGCCGCCAGCGCGTGCCGGAAGGAGAATCGCTCTTCGACGGCACGATCCGCCCGGACCGCGAGCGCCCTGCCATGTCGGGTGTTTAGGGCCTCCCGCTCCTGGTCGAGCAAAATGGGATCCTGTTTGGCGACGGGGGGGAACGACCGCTCGACCATCCCGGGGATGAGGACCAGCTTATAGGGCAACCCGGTGGCGCTGCTCAATGACGAGACGACCACCCGTCCGGTTCGGTAAACATCGCTCGGCGGCAGCCGCTCGGCGAGCAGATCCTCAAGCAGTCTAGCAAAGTTGTCAAACGTGACCTCTTCGTCCGCCACGTTCCGGCGCGCCAGGACGGCCAGTGCCTTCACGACGCCGCGATCTTGGCCGGTCAGGGTGGCCACCGAGAGGAGGGCCCGAAGCAGGTCGCCCATCAACTCTCCGATCGCGCCGCGGGGCGGAATTCCCTCCAGTCGTTTGAGCAAGATGTTGATCACGTGCTCGAAGGCGCGGAGCGACTTGGCGTTCCGGTCGAGTTGGGCCAAGCGCGGATCATCCGGCCCTGCGGTCCCGCGTCGCAGGCGACCGACGCGAGACTCGACCCGCCGGCGCATGGCCGAGACCCGGCTCTTCCATTGCTCGCGTCCCCCCACGATTCCGGCCTCCCGGCTGTAGCGGTCCCAATCCGCGGGCGAAGCCTCGGGGGGTCCCCCAAGCAACTGAACTCGCAGAGGGGCGGACCCAAGAAACTCCATCACATCCGCCCGTGGGTAGTCGCCGCGCCGGATCCGGACCAACAGTTGGAGAAGACGCCCCGCCGGCGTATTGTTCATGGGAATCCCGTCGAGAAAGACGTGCGGGATCCCAGCCGCCGCAAACACGTCCCGGAGGGTCCGTTCGTAGACCCCGGGCTGACGGAGTAGGACGGCGACGTCGGAGAACGAGGCGCCGGGCGTCGCAGCATAAGCGAGGACGTGGCGAGCCACTTCCTGGATTTCCGGAGCCGCGCCGGGCGCGGAGACGATCCCGACGTCGCAAGAAACGGGCAAGCCCCCGGATCTGTCGTTGAAGACCTCGTGGGCCAGAGCCTTTGGGCCCGAGACGATCGGGGCACCGGGGCTCGCCGGCGTGGCAAACCCCTTCGACCTCAACCAATCGAGCAGTGGCTGCGTGTATCCACCGACATCCTCTGGGATAAATGCATACCCGGGACGGTCCGCCACACACGCTTCAAAGAGGGTGCGCTCCAGGTGGTTAAGGTCG
Coding sequences:
- a CDS encoding PD-(D/E)XK nuclease family protein, whose amino-acid sequence is MTQTYYVGTFQPHLEDAFSEAVAAIRRRDPLGSIVVLVPTHVLGRHLMRLLAQRHGVCFNVRFQTFPDFAESVGLEALVASGRIPVSPLGAFLIARKAINAKVTSDGYFAPIRESPGTPRAVLITLTDLKKAGVTPDRLEEFSGAMRSKKLEEVAAIYREVERLQAEAGYFDTSECLAIASQAARSSSSLGSALAVCLYGFSDLNHLERTLFEACVADRPGYAFIPEDVGGYTQPLLDWLRSKGFATPASPGAPIVSGPKALAHEVFNDRSGGLPVSCDVGIVSAPGAAPEIQEVARHVLAYAATPGASFSDVAVLLRQPGVYERTLRDVFAAAGIPHVFLDGIPMNNTPAGRLLQLLVRIRRGDYPRADVMEFLGSAPLRVQLLGGPPEASPADWDRYSREAGIVGGREQWKSRVSAMRRRVESRVGRLRRGTAGPDDPRLAQLDRNAKSLRAFEHVINILLKRLEGIPPRGAIGELMGDLLRALLSVATLTGQDRGVVKALAVLARRNVADEEVTFDNFARLLEDLLAERLPPSDVYRTGRVVVSSLSSATGLPYKLVLIPGMVERSFPPVAKQDPILLDQEREALNTRHGRALAVRADRAVEERFSFRHALAAAEAQVVFTFPRLDAATGQVRVPSHYLLRVAEAVTGQPTGYDELGTLTDRIPAGRLARDDAPLNSSEWDLATVSRALTSSETASLNGLPGFAAMARGTRAEGSRWGRPRFTEFDGVLGIPVLLPQTMAATQMETYGLCPFKFFGERILRVFEIDEPEAVETISPLDRGSLIHDILDQFLSGLVKDDLVPMRTSCIKEYRERLHAIAAQLFQEFEKSGAVGYPFMWDVEQARILTDLEGFVGFECTDETGYVPAYFEARFGPTPSWATAPPGSMPHPLELPTDGGTLRLTGYVDRIDVSPAGSARVIDYKTGAAYEEKDNRFRGGQSLQLPIYLQAADAMLAHNGVAARTTEALYYYATAKGGFKQVRFTRKAFDRRSAEFATMLKTMSDGIAEGTFPQHPGKSGENCKWCSFQSACGHGRARLAERKRADPAIAAITRMWEIE